In Anopheles gambiae chromosome 2, idAnoGambNW_F1_1, whole genome shotgun sequence, a single window of DNA contains:
- the LOC1276579 gene encoding guanine nucleotide-binding protein subunit beta-1 yields MNELEALRQEAETLKNAIRDARKAACDTSLVQATNNLEPIGRIQMRTRRTLRGHLAKIYAMHWGSDSRNLVSASQDGKLIVWDSHTTNKVHAIPLRSSWVMTCAYAPSGNFVACGGLDNICSIYNLKTREGNVRVSRELPGHTGYLSCCRFLDDNQIVTSSGDMSCGLWDIETGQQCTSFLGHTGDVMALSLSPQCRVFVSGACDASAKLWDIREGQCKQTFPGHESDINAVTFFPNGHAFATGSDDATCRLFDIRADQELAMYSHDNIICGITSVAFSKSGRLLLAGYDDFNCNVWDTMKAERAGILAGHDNRVSCLGVTENGMAVATGSWDSFLRVWN; encoded by the coding sequence ATGAACGAGCTGGAGGCGCTGCGGCAGGAGGCGGAAACGCTGAAGAATGCGATCCGGGACGCGCGGAAGGCGGCCTGCGACACGTCGCTCGTCCAGGCGACGAACAATCTCGAACCGATCGGCCGGATACAGATGCGCACCCGGCGCACGCTCCGGGGCCATCTGGCGAAGATCTACGCGATGCACTGGGGGAGCGACTCGCGCAACCTGGTGTCGGCCTCGCAGGACGGCAAGCTGATCGTGTGGGACTCGCACACGACCAACAAGGTGCACGCGATCCCGCTGCGCTCCTCCTGGGTGATGACGTGCGCGTACGCCCCGTCCGGCAACTTTGTCGCGTGCGGCGGCCTGGACAACATCTGCTCGATCTACAATCTGAAGACGCGCGAGGGCAACGTGCGCGTGTCGCGGGAACTGCCCGGCCACACGGGCTACCTGTCCTGCTGCCGGTTCCTGGACGACAACCAGATCGTGACGAGCTCGGGCGACATGTCGTGCGGGCTGTGGGACATCGAGACGGGCCAACAGTGCACCTCGTTCCTGGGGCACACCGGCGACGTGATGGCGCTGTCGTTGTCGCCCCAGTGCCGGGTGTTTGTCTCCGGGGCGTGCGATGCCTCGGCGAAGCTGTGGGACATCCGCGAGGGCCAGTGCAAGCAGACGTTCCCGGGGCACGAGAGCGACATCAATGCGGTCACCTTCTTCCCGAATGGGCACGCGTTTGCGACGGGCTCGGACGATGCCACCTGCAGGCTGTTCGATATTCGGGCCGACCAGGAGCTGGCCATGTACTCGCACGACAACATCATCTGCGGCATCACGTCCGTGGCGTTCTCGAAGTCgggccggctgctgctggcgggcTACGATGACTTCAACTGCAACGTGTGGGACACGATGAAGGCGGAACGGGCGGGCATACTGGCCGGGCACGACAACCGCGTGTCCTGCTTAGGTGTCACGGAGAACGGAATGGCAGTGGCGACAGGGTCCTGGGACTCGTTCCTGCGCGTGTGGAACTAA
- the LOC1276581 gene encoding putative serine protease F56F10.1, whose protein sequence is MVDKSFLYPFLGVMFLLLGGAEVYGVRRFWRGKMFQQDAPSRSERFHAQAAVPDLWFEQQLDHNDPTNAATWQQRYYVNDQYFNASDPNAPVFLMIGGEGEATARWMHEGAWIRYAEKHGALCFQLEHRFYGKSRPTEDLSTSNLAYLTSEQALADLAYFIVAMNDKYQLEPHRHRWIAFGGSYPGSLAAWLREKYPSLVHGAISSSGPLLAKIDFVEYYDTVTRSLERYSADCVRAVRSAFQQVETLLKHMIGQRTLNEKFQLCDPVERSIENPLDIANLFEAIASNFAGVVQYNKDNSPHATVTIDEVCDVMVNQTIGAPVSRLAEVNRILLKQSNTTCLDFVYDKSIEEMRNTSWGSSQASGARQWTYQTCNEFGFYQTSNNASSVFGDRFPVEFFVRQCVDVYGARFGAESLARAVYRTNTNYGALDPATTNVLYVHGNIDPWHRLGLTESNDIHMPTILIDGTAHCANMYEPKDSDPPQLKQARLEIDTFITNLLAM, encoded by the exons ATGGTCGATAAATCCTTTCTTTATCCCTTCCTTGGGGTGATGTTTCTGCTCCTCGGCGGGGCGGAGGTGTACGGTGTGCGCCGCTTTTGGCGTGGCAAAATGTTCCAACAGGATGCACCGAGTCGCTCGGAGCGCTTTCACGCGCAGGCCGCCGTTCCGGATCTTTGGTTCGAGCAGCAGCTAGATCACAACGATCCGACCAATGCGGCCACCTGGCAGCAGCGCTACTACGTGAACGATCAGTACTTTAACGCGTCCGACCCGAACGCACCGGTATTTCTGATGATCGGGGGCGAGGGTGAGGCCACGGCCCGCTGGATGCACGAGGGCGCCTGGATCCGGTACGCGGAAAAGCACGGCGCACTGTGCTTCCAGCTCGAGCACCGGTTCTACGGCAAGAGCCGCCCGACGGAGGATCTGTCGACGAGCAATCTGGCCTACCTGACCTCGGAACAGGCGCTCGCCGATTTGGCCTACTTCATCGTGGCCATGAACGACAAGTACCAGCTCGAGCCGCACCGGCACCGGTGGATCGCGTTCGGCGGTTCGTACCCGGGCTCGCTGGCCGCCTGGCTGCGGGAAAAGTATCCGTCCCTGGTGCACGGTGCGATCAGTTCCAGTGGGCCGCTGCTGGCGAAGATCGATTTCGTGGAGTACTACGACACGGTCACCCGGTCGCTGGAGCGCTACTCGGCCGACTGTGTGCGGGCGGTCAGGAGCGCCTTCCAGCAGGTGGAAACGCTGCTCAAGCACATGATCGGGCAGCGCACGCTGAACGAAAAGTTCCAGCTGTGCGATCCGGTCGAGCGGTCGATCGAGAATCCGCTCGACATTGCCAACCTGTTCGAGGCGATCGCGAGCAATTTCGCCGGCGTAGTGCAGTACAACAAGGACAACAGCCCGCACGCTACCGTGACGATCGACGAGGTGTGTGACGTGATGGTGAACCAGACGATCGGGGCACCTGTGTCCCGGCTGGCCGAGGTGAACCGGATACTGCTGAAGCAGAGCAACACCACCTGTCTGGACTTTGTGTACGACAAGTCGATCGAGGAGATGCGCAACACCTCCTGGGGATCGTCCCAAGCTAGTGGAG CCCGACAGTGGACGTACCAGACGTGCAACGAGTTTGGATTCTATCAAACGTCCAACAATGCCAGCTCCGTCTTCGGCGACCGCTTTCCGGTGGAGTTCTTCGTGCGCCAGTGCGTCGACGTGTACGGTGCCCGGTTCGGGGCGGAATCGCTTGCACGGGCCGTCTACCGGACCAACACCAACTACGGTGCGCTCGATCCGGCCACCACAAACGTGCTGTACGTGCACGGCAACATCGACCCGTGGCACCGGCTGGGACTGACCGAAAGCAACGACATCCACATGCCCACCATCCTGATCGACGGCACAGCCCACTGTGCGAACATGTACGAACCGAAGGACAGTGATCCGCCACAACTGAAGCAGGCCCGGCTCGAGATCGATACGTTTATTACGAACTTACTGGCGATGTAG
- the LOC1276580 gene encoding guanine nucleotide-binding protein subunit beta-1 — translation MNEIEALRQEAETLKNAIRDARKAVCDTSILQATAQLEAVGRIQLRTRRTLRGHLAKIYAMHWGNDSRYLVSASQDGKLIVWDSHTTNKVHAIPLRSSWVMTCAYAPSGNYVACGGLDNICSIYNLKTREGNVRIARELGGHTGYLSCCRFLDDNQIVTSSGDMSCALWDIETGQQTTSFQGHTGDVMALSLAPQGKTFVSGACDAKAKLWDIREGQCKQTFPGHESDINAVAFFPNGFAFATGSDDATCRLFDIRADQELAMYSHDNIICGITSVAFSKSGRLLLAGYDDFNCNVWDTMKAERAGILAGHDNRVSCLGVTENGMAVATGSWDSFLRVWN, via the coding sequence ATGAACGAAATCGAAGCGCTGCGTCAGGAGGCGGAAACGCTCAAAAATGCGATCCGCGACGCGAGGAAGGCGGTGTGCGACACGTCCATCCTGCAGGCGACGGCACAGCTGGAAGCCGTCGGTCGCATCCAGCTTCGGACGCGCCGCACGCTCCGGGGCCACCTGGCGAAGATCTACGCGATGCACTGGGGCAACGATTCGCGCTATCTGGTGTCGGCCTCGCAGGACGGCAAACTGATCGTGTGGGACTCGCACACGACCAACAAGGTGCACGCGATTCCGCTGCGCTCCTCCTGGGTGATGACGTGTGCGTACGCCCCGTCCGGCAACTATGTCGCGTGCGGCGGGCTGGACAACATCTGCTCGATCTACAATTTGAAGACGCGCGAGGGCAACGTGCGCATTGCGCGCGAGCTCGGCGGACATACGGGCTACCTGTCCTGCTGCCGGTTCCTCGACGACAACCAGATCGTGACGAGCTCGGGCGACATGTCCTGTGCGCTGTGGGACATCGAGACGGGCCAGCAGACGACATCATTCCAGGGGCACACCGGGGACGTGATGGCGCTGTCGCTGGCCCCGCAGGGCAAAACGTTCGTGTCGGGCGCGTGCGACGCGAAGGCGAAGCTGTGGGACATCCGCGAGGGCCAGTGCAAGCAAACATTCCCGGGCCACGAGAGCGATATCAATGCGGTGGCGTTCTTCCCGAACGGGTTCGCGTTTGCGACGGGCTCGGACGATGCCACCTGCAGGCTGTTCGACATCCGGGCCGACCAGGAGCTGGCCATGTACTCGCACGACAACATCATCTGTGGCATCACGTCCGTGGCGTTCTCGAAGTCgggccggctgctgctggcgggcTACGATGACTTCAACTGCAACGTGTGGGACACGATGAAGGCGGAACGGGCGGGCATACTGGCCGGACACGACAACCGCGTGTCCTGCTTAGGCGTGACGGAGAACGGTATGGCGGTGGCGACAGGGTCCTGGGACTCGTTCCTGCGCGTGTGGAACTAA